Below is a genomic region from Paraburkholderia sp. BL23I1N1.
TGGCGCGGCCGCCAACCAGGAAAGAGCGGGGTATGACGAGCATATGGCAAGCAGTGTGATCGCGATCAGGATCGGCCGGCGCCCAATGCGATCCGACAGCGCACCGCCGATCGGCAGCCAGATAAAGTTGGATATGCCAACACAAATAGTGACCAGCAGGCTGTCCGCCGTCGTGAGCTTCAACACCGCCTTGCCGAAAGTCGGGGTGTACACGGTGATCAGGTAGAACGTGGTGGTCGTCATCGCGACGAGCAGCATGCCTGCAAAGACGGTGCGCCAGTTCGCCAGCATCGTTCGAAACACCTCGCCGACGCGCGGATGATGGCGCTGCTTCTTGAACTCCTCCGTCTCCTGCAATGAGCGCCGCAGGACGAAAATGAACGGCACGATCGCACAGCCGATAAAGAACGGAATACGCCAACCCCACGCGCCGATCTCGTGTGCCGTCATCCAGCTATTCAGCAAGTAGCCGAGCGCTGCTGCGACCACGATGGCGACCTGCTGGCTCGCCGATTGCCAGCTCGTATAAAAGCCCTTGCGGCCAGGGGACGCCATTTCAGCAAGGTACACCGAGACGCCGCCGAGTTCGGCGCCGGCCGAAAAGCCCTGCAGAAGTCGTCCCGCCAGAACCAGTGCAGGCGCGAGCATCCCGATCGTCGCATACCCCGGCACGCATGCAATGAGGATCGTGCCGCTCGCCATGATCGACAACGTCACGATGAGGCCCTTGCGGCGGCCGACTTCGTCGATGTACGCCCCAAGCACAATGGCGCCGAGTGGGCGCATCAGGAACCCCGCCCCAAAGGCCGAAAACGTCAACATCAGCGATGCGAACTCGCTGCTGGACGGGAAGAACACCCTCGCGATCTGCGTAGCGTAAAAGCCGAAAAGAAAAAAGTCGAACTGTTCCAGGAAGTTGCCGCTGGTGACGCGCAGGACTGCGCTGAACTTTGATGTGCGAGCGCCAAGCGGGTCTTGCACCGCCAACGATGAGGGATTCATGATTTGTCTCCATGGATGTATTTTTATGGCATGACGGCCGGTCGACAGCGTTCGACCGGTTTGCGGTCAGTCGGACCCGGTTTGCAGGGTATTAGCTTGTCGCTTTTCTATCGACGACTTCAGGAGTGCGGCCGATCGATAGACTCCGTGGGCAAATTTGCCGTACGGCAGCGTGGCGAAGAGGGCCATGACGACGCCCAGGTGTGCCGCGAGCAACCATGCCATTTGAGCGGTGTCGCGCCAGGCCAGAAGCGCCAGCCCGGTTGCACTGGTGAGCAGGAGCAGCGCAATGAAGCCTCTGTCCATGGGTCGCTGCTTCGGATCGCCGTGATTCGGGTGGCGGCGCAGGTTGAGCCATAGCAGCCCCGCCGGGCCAATGAGCAGGCCAATCCCGCCCGCGGTGCCGAGGAGCACAGGCAGGGTGAACAATGCGTAGGGAGCGTGTAGTCCGAGCGCGTAGTGATAGAAGGTCGCGACGACGGTGGCCGCGAAGCACAGCATGAAGCCGTAGAACGTGAAATGGTGAAAGCGGCGACGTGCGAGTGTGAACGCGTCGTTCGATTCATTGCAGCCATCTCCATGCCCGCCGTCGAGGTAAGTGAGTCCAAGCACATGCTTCGTCGCCTCGGCGACGGCGGGAACCGAGGCCGCCGTCCCGGCGGACACATCACGCCAGAATCGCGTCACGCCGGCTCCGAGTGCAAGGATCGCAAAGCCGAATACCGCTCCAAAAAGCGCAGCCAGCAGGTTGTGCGGGAACACAGCATAGAAGTTTCCGCCCATGCGCTCGCCGGTGAGTGACCCTTTCAGCCAGACACCGAGAATGAGGAAAAACGCGAGACCGGCTGCAAGCGCGAGCGAGACGGTCAGGCCGTTGCGCTTGTAAAGCGCGCCCATAAAGGACGGCCATGCGTATTCGGCGTAGGTCTCTATCCGAACCTGAGCCATCGCCTTTGGTACATTGACCGCGAACTCATGCGGCGGAGCGTACTGGCATGCGTGGTAACACGCGCCGCAGTTGTGGCAGAGGTTCGCCAGATAGTTGAC
It encodes:
- the tcuB gene encoding tricarballylate utilization 4Fe-4S protein TcuB, whose product is MHKLEALAREAQELASAPSGIHRSMSELPSPVIRVLPLTDNEAEVARQMQICNACRYCEGFCAVFPAMTRRLEFGKADVNYLANLCHNCGACYHACQYAPPHEFAVNVPKAMAQVRIETYAEYAWPSFMGALYKRNGLTVSLALAAGLAFFLILGVWLKGSLTGERMGGNFYAVFPHNLLAALFGAVFGFAILALGAGVTRFWRDVSAGTAASVPAVAEATKHVLGLTYLDGGHGDGCNESNDAFTLARRRFHHFTFYGFMLCFAATVVATFYHYALGLHAPYALFTLPVLLGTAGGIGLLIGPAGLLWLNLRRHPNHGDPKQRPMDRGFIALLLLTSATGLALLAWRDTAQMAWLLAAHLGVVMALFATLPYGKFAHGVYRSAALLKSSIEKRQANTLQTGSD
- a CDS encoding MFS transporter, whose amino-acid sequence is MNPSSLAVQDPLGARTSKFSAVLRVTSGNFLEQFDFFLFGFYATQIARVFFPSSSEFASLMLTFSAFGAGFLMRPLGAIVLGAYIDEVGRRKGLIVTLSIMASGTILIACVPGYATIGMLAPALVLAGRLLQGFSAGAELGGVSVYLAEMASPGRKGFYTSWQSASQQVAIVVAAALGYLLNSWMTAHEIGAWGWRIPFFIGCAIVPFIFVLRRSLQETEEFKKQRHHPRVGEVFRTMLANWRTVFAGMLLVAMTTTTFYLITVYTPTFGKAVLKLTTADSLLVTICVGISNFIWLPIGGALSDRIGRRPILIAITLLAICSSYPALSWLAAAPSFGRMLAVLLWLSFFFGMYNGAMVAALTEVMPVNVRVAGFSLAFSLATAVFGGFTPAVSTYLIQVTGDKAAPGYWLSFAAVCSLVATLVLYRRGGAAERSATVA